In Plasmodium brasilianum strain Bolivian I chromosome 12, whole genome shotgun sequence, the genomic window CATTTTTTTCGTGCGAAAAATGTGTAAGTATATGTAAGTGTACATTGTGTTTTCAGTGGTTGAAAAactttaatatgtatatttatatatctcaTATGTATACGTTCATATGTTTgtgttcatatgtatataatgtttatatatatatatatatatattcgtgTAAAAGATGATTTGGggcaaaaaaatatgtgtgATGTTACTGTTATATCTACTGACACCTAAACAGAGTAAGAGCTCAAAATCTTTAAAAAAcgattttttgtttaaaaatttagcaatagataaaaaaaaattagactcgtcttatttttataattacgaTAATTTACAATGGGAAGGGAAAATAATAGCTATAGGAGATATTCATGGAGATATGGAAAgcttaaaattaattttaagacattctaatttaataaataaaaaggatgaaTGGGTTGGTGAGAATATTTTACTAATACAAGTTGGAGATATATTAGATAGAGGTATATATGGTCCactcatatataattatttatttaaattacaaaaagaGGCAATTAATAAACAGAgtagaataattttaatattaggTAACCATGAAGAGTTAAATTTATGCggttattttaattatgtaaataaaaaagaagtagaattattttttcaaaataattatcattatagatataaaagttttacaaataaaaatggagaattttttcaaaaattaattaagcTTCCAGCCATAATTAAAGTAAACGATATTATATTTACGCACGGTGgaattagtaaaaatatatctcaATTAAACATAAACACAATAAGTCTAAAAACAAGATtacaaatagaaaataaatgtaatttattaaaatatgataaatcaaataattatttaaatcagGATGGGGTATTATGGAATGATAATATTTCACGCAAAGTATGGATTAATCAAAAGGAAGCTTGTTCAGATTTATTAGACATTCTGAAAAGATATAATGCCAAGTATTTGGTTGTAGGGCATACTAAGCAAATGTCGCATTATGTCAGTACATTCTGtaatcataaattttttcttattgaTACATGTATGagtttatttatgaataatggTCAACATTACCCAAATTATCTACTTATAGAAAATGGTAAATTCAAATCTGTTCATTTAATTGTAGAAgaggaaattaaaaaaaaaaaatgtgaattaaccaaaattcatttatatacacctcataataaaacattttgtGTGCAGGCAAAACAGATCGAATTTTTGCCAATTCATAAACAAttctgatttttttttttttttttttttgtattaatgcataaataaatatatatatttttatttgtatatccGTGTGATAGGGAAAACTGTTTCCCATTTTGTATTCACAAATGTAACTTTTCGTTAGTTTactttgttttgttttgcattattttacttcactttattttaatttaatttgcactattttattttattttaccattttaCACAAACTTTATTTTGGCTGTCATTTagcaaattaaatattttgttagttattttgttttttgtgtAAACATGCATTTTGAAGTACATTCGAATGATTGCGTGTGTACCAATATGtacattaattttatgaaacaaaaaacacatacatacatacgcaaACATGTTTTGCTCtgttacatattattttttcaaaattacaaaaaaaaaaattattaagtaGACAGTAGCCGTTTCGGTCCTGTActcataagtatatatatatgcacatatatgtacctaTATAAACACACTTAAATATACCCAAGTACATATAggcatatgcatatacacatatgtataatatataacctGCGCACATCAAACACGTTACaggtaaaatattttatcatctCTTTATAATGAGATgatgtaaattttataacttttcataaaatggaaattttattcttcatATAGATCGGCATAACAAAGTTGTTACTGTTACGAAAACTTATCAGGCTTcctttttacaattttcGGACTATTTTAATAACGAACGTTTATTtctaaacaaaaaaataggtGTGTATCGTTATAGtggtattttatatttggtTACGTGGAGTTTAATAATAAGTATCGTTTTACCAAATAGAAACAAGAGTCCGTATCTTTAAAACGAGCAAAACCGAATATTCACTAAAGTGTGcacatatacttatttatacatgtgtatCCAGACAAATATGCGTACGCTCGACGTAACATATTGCATATGTAATTCCtgcgtacatatgtactATCCTATTTTGTATCACTTATAGGATATTTTTGCTGCATCCCATTCTTAgtcatttatgtatatatatatatatatatatattatatatatataatatatatatatatatatatatatatatatatacatgttacCACTTTCTCTCCAGGAAAGACTACctaatcataaaaaaaacaaatatacagAGGGCTATTATTACGGATAGAATAATCGTCTTCTTCATATTGTagttcttaatatttttcagtaTTCTTTGAATTTGGggtaaataattatttataaaatttattttcttcaattGATGCATAACATTataattttgcatttttaatttcacatTTGTTTCTTGTCCAACGGATATTATATTACCTAGCTCACTTATGGAATATTCTAAAGCATATCTTTCTTTAAATACTTGAtcaatatcattattatttgtgaACCTTGaagaaaattctttttttttatatatattattattactatttttattactattactattatgtAAGCATATTTTATCATAGGTGTTCTTGACATTTTGAAgttgtattttaaatttatcaaaaatacttaaatatCTAGCAATTTCTATAGCATATGTACTATTGTGactaaaataatttttcatgatatctaaattttgtattccatttttatgtaaattttctaacccttctattttttttttattatttaataaaaattcatgAATATAATGATCTTTTTGTTTTGGGCTatcattttcataataatttaggCTTTCTTTAAATTCACTTAAGATCTgttcaaaatttatttgtatattccTAATGTTTTTCTTGTATTCTCTGTATCTTATGCTTTCACTATTTTCATTTAGCTTTTCATCATCATCTA contains:
- a CDS encoding shewanella-like protein phosphatase 1, giving the protein MLLLYLLTPKQSKSSKSLKNDFLFKNLAIDKKKLDSSYFYNYDNLQWEGKIIAIGDIHGDMESLKLILRHSNLINKKDEWVGENILLIQVGDILDRGIYGPLIYNYLFKLQKEAINKQSRIILILGNHEELNLCGYFNYVNKKEVELFFQNNYHYRYKSFTNKNGEFFQKLIKLPAIIKVNDIIFTHGGISKNISQLNINTISLKTRLQIENKCNLLKYDKSNNYLNQDGVLWNDNISRKVWINQKEACSDLLDILKRYNAKYLVVGHTKQMSHYVSTFCNHKFFLIDTCMSLFMNNGQHYPNYLLIENGKFKSVHLIVEEEIKKKKCELTKIHLYTPHNKTFCVQAKQIEFLPIHKQF
- a CDS encoding hypothetical protein (conserved Plasmodium protein) translates to MKKNYGFLDDDEKLNENSESIRYREYKKNIRNIQINFEQILSEFKESLNYYENDSPKQKDHYIHEFLLNNKKKIEGLENLHKNGIQNLDIMKNYFSHNSTYAIEIARYLSIFDKFKIQLQNVKNTYDKICLHNSNSNKNSNNNIYKKKEFSSRFTNNNDIDQVFKERYALEYSISELGNIISVGQETNVKLKMQNYNVMHQLKKINFINNYLPQIQRILKNIKNYNMKKTIILSVIIALCIFVFFMIR